In one window of Bacillaceae bacterium S4-13-56 DNA:
- a CDS encoding chemotaxis protein CheX, with protein sequence MTTLTASHTKDLINGTIRSIKQVLPIEIKIDKASLVKPPFYPNELGVLIGITGSLNGQLLIDGTTQGIGKIGEKMYGMQLEGAMLESFFGELGNMFAGNLATSIASDSFKIDITPPTILVETKKLSSFNQGIKVPILEETSHLLNILFMIEG encoded by the coding sequence ATGACAACACTAACTGCAAGCCATACGAAAGACCTAATTAATGGAACAATCAGATCCATTAAACAGGTTCTTCCTATCGAAATCAAGATAGACAAAGCTTCCCTGGTGAAACCTCCTTTTTATCCCAATGAGCTAGGTGTATTAATTGGAATTACGGGAAGTTTAAACGGCCAGCTATTAATTGACGGAACAACTCAAGGGATCGGTAAAATTGGAGAAAAAATGTATGGCATGCAGTTAGAAGGAGCCATGTTGGAGTCTTTTTTTGGAGAGCTTGGGAATATGTTTGCAGGAAACCTGGCAACTTCCATTGCCTCTGACAGCTTTAAAATCGATATTACACCCCCAACCATCCTAGTAGAAACTAAGAAACTCTCAAGCTTCAACCAAGGTATTAAGGTTCCTATTTTAGAAGAGACAAGCCATTTATTGAATATCTTATTTATGATAGAAGGGTGA